One Streptomyces sp. P9-A2 DNA window includes the following coding sequences:
- a CDS encoding TauD/TfdA dioxygenase family protein: protein MGGERRVGARPGTGTGVEVRPVTGHIGAEITGVDLADEPGDAVITAVRAAVLRWKVVFFRGQRLDHAGHVALARRFGEPVVLPRRGKASPPGFPEIETTADRLELGGRFGMEHDEWLRRRRHTLARGWHCDHGARIDPPAATILRAQTVPPYGGDTTWSNLAAAYAGLSAPVREFADRLRAEHRLGVGYLPRSGDDAYVRHLLDHQTASEHPLVRVHPETGERVLFVNGYYVEQITGLSRPESRAILEMLLEQATRPEYTVRFRWEPGSVAFWDNRATIHLAPGDTAHLDHPRIMHRVMLAGEVPVGTDGRPSEPITGTAPGRW, encoded by the coding sequence GCGTCCGGTCACCGGGCACATCGGCGCCGAGATCACCGGTGTCGACCTCGCGGACGAGCCCGGTGACGCCGTGATCACCGCCGTCCGGGCGGCGGTGCTGCGCTGGAAGGTGGTGTTCTTCCGCGGGCAGCGACTGGACCACGCCGGGCATGTGGCACTGGCCCGGCGTTTCGGCGAGCCGGTCGTCCTGCCCCGGCGGGGCAAGGCATCGCCGCCCGGCTTCCCGGAGATCGAGACGACCGCCGACCGGCTGGAACTCGGCGGACGGTTCGGCATGGAGCACGACGAATGGCTGCGGCGGCGCCGCCACACCCTGGCGCGCGGCTGGCACTGCGATCACGGCGCCCGGATCGACCCGCCGGCCGCGACGATCCTGCGCGCCCAGACCGTACCGCCCTACGGCGGCGACACCACCTGGTCGAACCTGGCCGCCGCCTACGCCGGCCTGTCCGCCCCGGTACGGGAGTTCGCCGACCGGCTGCGTGCCGAGCACCGGCTGGGGGTCGGCTACCTGCCCCGGTCCGGCGACGACGCCTATGTGCGGCATCTGCTGGACCACCAGACCGCCTCCGAGCATCCCCTGGTGCGGGTCCACCCGGAGACGGGGGAGCGGGTGCTGTTCGTCAACGGCTACTACGTCGAGCAGATCACCGGGCTGTCCCGGCCGGAGAGCCGGGCGATCCTGGAGATGCTGCTGGAGCAGGCGACCCGGCCCGAGTACACGGTGCGTTTCCGGTGGGAGCCGGGGAGCGTGGCGTTCTGGGACAACCGTGCCACCATCCACCTCGCCCCGGGCGACACCGCCCACCTCGACCACCCGCGGATCATGCACCGGGTGATGCTTGCCGGAGAGGTACCGGTCGGCACCGACGGCCGCCCCTCGGAGCCGATCACCGGAACCGCTCCCGGACGCTGGTGA